The window GGGCGCCTGCACGAGGACCGCGGCCATGTCGGAGGACTTGTCGTGCGCGAGCCCCTGCTCGTCGACCTCCACCTCGCCGAGCACCGCGACGACCGGCACGAGGAGGCGGGCGTCCTGGAGCGTGGCGAGCACCTCGGCGGACGAGGTGCTGCCCGCGGCGTGCGCGGCGAGCGCGCGCGTGAGCCCGGGGTCGGCGGCACCGCTGTCGTCGGCGAAGCCGGAGTCCGGGATCGTCCGGACCAGCTCGCCGTCGTGGACGTGGTCGTCGTGGGGCACGCCGTCATTGTCCCAGCGCCGTGGTGCGCTGTGGGACTCTGGGGCCGTGGAAGCGAGTACCTGGGCCGCCCTGACCGCCGCGCTCACCGTGGCCGGTGCCATCTGGACGTGGATCGCGTTCCGTCGCCGCGGGGCCGTCAACGGCCTGCGTGCGCTCGGCTTCACGCTGCTGCCGGCGGCCGCCTGGCTCACGGGGACGCTCGAGATGGTCGTCGAGATCGGCAGCTCGGTGACCGACTGGGCGACCAGCCTCGTCTTCGACGTCCGCACGTGGGTCGGGGTCGGTCTCGCCGGGCTGGCCGTCGTCCTCTACGTCATCAGCGGCTTCCTGCGCGACCGCCAGCTCGGCAAGGCCCAGTCGGGAAGCGGCACCGCAGGCGCGGGGGCCGCGAAGCCGGGCGGGCGCGAGTCGCTGCCGCCCAGCTCGGCGAGGGCGTCCGGAGGATCCCCGATCGACGACGACCTGGCCGACATCGAGGCGCTCCTGCGCAAGCGAGGCATCGAGTGAGCGACCACTTCGTCGACCGCAACCGGCTCTGGGCGCGGCTGAACACCGCGATCGGCGCGCTGCCCGAGGCTCCGGCGACCCCGATCGCGGTGGTCGACCTCGACGCCTTCGACGCCAACGCCGCCGACCTCGTCCGTCGCGCCGGCGGCAAGCCGATCCGGGTCGCGTCGAAGTCGCTGCGGGTTCCGGGGCTCATCGAGCGCGCGCTCGCCCGCGACGGATTCGCCGGCGTGCTGGCGTACACCGTCGCCGAGGCGCTCTGGCTCCACGAGGCAGGCATCAGCGACGACATCGTGGTCGCCTATCCCAGCGTCGACCTCGCGGCCCTGCGCCGCCTCACCTCGTCCCCGGCAGCAGCCGCGGCGATCACGCTGATGGTGGACGACCCGGCCCACCTCGACGTCGTCGACGAGACCCGGCTGTCGCTCGACGTGCCGGTCCGGATCGCGCTCGACGTCGACGCGGGCCTGCGGCTCGGGGGGCAGCACATCGGCCCCAAGCGCTCCCCGCTCTTCGACACCGCCGACATCGTCGCGCTCGCCCGTAAGGTCGTCGAGCGCGACGGGTTCACGCTCGTCGGGGTGATGACCTACGAGGGACAGGTCGCCGGCGTCCAGGACGACGTCCCGGACCAGCGCACCAAGTCGTTGCTCGTACGCCGCCTCAAGCAGGCCTCGATGGCCCAGCTCGAGGTACGCCGACGCGAGATCGCCGACGCGCTCGCACGGATCACCGACCTCGAGTTCTGGAACGGCGGCGGATCCGGCTCGGTCGAGGCCACGGCCGCCGACGGCGCCGTCACCGAGATCGCCGCCGGCTCCGGCCTGCTGGTGCCCGGCATCTTCGACCACTACGCCTCGTTCGAGCCACACCCGGCCGCCTTCTTCGGCCTGCGCGTGAGCCGCAAGCCCAGTCCGGCCATGGCCACCGTGCACGGCGGTGGACTGATCGCGAGCGGGGCGACCGGCGAGGACCGCTCCCCCGTCCCGTGGGCGCCGCCCGGGCTGCACCTGACCGGGCTCGAGGGC is drawn from Nocardioides oleivorans and contains these coding sequences:
- a CDS encoding amino acid deaminase/aldolase gives rise to the protein MSDHFVDRNRLWARLNTAIGALPEAPATPIAVVDLDAFDANAADLVRRAGGKPIRVASKSLRVPGLIERALARDGFAGVLAYTVAEALWLHEAGISDDIVVAYPSVDLAALRRLTSSPAAAAAITLMVDDPAHLDVVDETRLSLDVPVRIALDVDAGLRLGGQHIGPKRSPLFDTADIVALARKVVERDGFTLVGVMTYEGQVAGVQDDVPDQRTKSLLVRRLKQASMAQLEVRRREIADALARITDLEFWNGGGSGSVEATAADGAVTEIAAGSGLLVPGIFDHYASFEPHPAAFFGLRVSRKPSPAMATVHGGGLIASGATGEDRSPVPWAPPGLHLTGLEGAGEVQTPLTGHPAALLHIGDLVWFRHAKSGELFEHVRDVHLVSGEAVTGVVPSYRGHDLAF
- a CDS encoding cellulose synthase; this translates as MEASTWAALTAALTVAGAIWTWIAFRRRGAVNGLRALGFTLLPAAAWLTGTLEMVVEIGSSVTDWATSLVFDVRTWVGVGLAGLAVVLYVISGFLRDRQLGKAQSGSGTAGAGAAKPGGRESLPPSSARASGGSPIDDDLADIEALLRKRGIE
- a CDS encoding SseB family protein; the protein is MPHDDHVHDGELVRTIPDSGFADDSGAADPGLTRALAAHAAGSTSSAEVLATLQDARLLVPVVAVLGEVEVDEQGLAHDKSSDMAAVLVQAPDGSKGLLAFTSTETMTRWDPEARPVPVTAVTAATAAIQDGAEALLVDLAGPATYVLDGDDLTRLAAGWRLVALGDGPGEGHGWIGPSAE